The following are from one region of the Phyllostomus discolor isolate MPI-MPIP mPhyDis1 chromosome 9, mPhyDis1.pri.v3, whole genome shotgun sequence genome:
- the SPATA2 gene encoding spermatogenesis-associated protein 2 has translation MGKPSSMDTKYKDDLFRKYVQFHEGKVDTTPSKQRPGSDEYLRVAASTLLSLHKVDPLYRFRLIQFYEVVESSLRALSSSSLRALHCAFSVLETVGINLFLYPWKKEFRSIKTYTGPFVYYVKSTLLEEDIRTILNYMGYVPDLGTAYKLTELVETLQVKMVSFELFLAKVECEQMLEIHSQVKDKGYSELDVVSERKSSAEDVRGCSDALRRRAEGRDHLPASVARVALQKSASERAAKDYYKPRVTKISRSVDAYDSHWESRKPPLKTSLSLRKEPVAADVGDLKDEIMRPSPSLLAMSSSPHGSPDDLPSISPSNGLGLLRGAYFSAQDDVDLYTDSEPRATYRRQDALRQDVWLLRNDAHPLYKRSAPAKESALSKCQNCGLSCSSSLCQRCDGLLPCPPASKPSAFPSKSSTHDSLAHGPSLREKYAGQTQGLDRLAHFHSKSKPPATATSRCGFCNRPGATNTCTQCSKVSCDACLIAYHYDPCCKKSELHKFIPNNQLNYKSTQFSHLVYR, from the exons ATGGGGAAGCCCAGTTCAATGGATACAAAATACAAGGATGACTTATTTCGGAAGTATGTGCAGTTCCATGAAGGCAAAGTGGACACCACCCCCAGCAAGCAGCGGCCTGGCAGTGATGAGTACCTGCGGGTGGCCGCGTCCACCTTGCTCAGCCTGCACAAGGTGGACCCCCTGTATCGATTCCGGCTGATCCAGTTCTATGAGGTGGTGGAGAGCTCCCTGCGTGCGCTGAGCTCGTCTAGCCTGCGGGCTCTGCACTGCGCCTTCAGTGTGCTGGAAACGGTGGGCATCAACCTCTTTCTCTACCCATGGAAGAAGGAGTTCAGGAGCATCAAG ACCTACACGGGCCCCTTCGTGTACTACGTCAAGTCCACGTTGCTGGAAGAGGACATCCGGACCATCCTGAACTACATGGGCTACGTGCCTGACTTGGGGACGGCATACAAGCTCACGGAGTTGGTGGAGACCCTGCAGGTGAAGATGGTCTCCTTTGAACTctttctggccaaggtggagtgTGAGCAGATGCTGGAAATCCACTCCCAGGTCAAGGACAAGGGCTATTCCGAGCTGGACGTGGTGAGCGAGCGCAAGAGCAGCGCAGAGGACGTGCGGGGCTGCTCGGACGCCCTGCGGCGGCGGGCCGAGGGCCGGGATCACCTGCCGGCCTCCGTGGCCCGTGTGGCCCTCCAGAAGTCTGCCAGCGAGCGGGCAGCCAAGGATTACTACAAGCCCCGTGTGACCAAAATCTCGAGGTCGGTGGACGCCTACGACAGCCACTGGGAGAGCCGGAAGCCGCCCCTGAAGACCTCATTGAGCCTGCGGAAAGAGCCCGTGGCGGCAGATGTGGGTGACCTCAAGGACGAGATCATGCGCCCGTCCCCGTCGCTCCTGGCCATGTCCAGCTCCCCTCACGGCAGCCCCGATGACCTCCCATCCATCTCCCCCAGCAACGGCCTGGGCCTGCTGCGCGGCGCGTACTTCTCGGCCCAGGATGACGTGGACCTGTACACGGACTCGGAGCCCAGGGCCACGTACCGGAGGCAGGACGCCCTACGGCAGGACGTGTGGCTGCTCAGAAACGATGCCCACCCCCTCTACAAGCGCTCGGCCCCCGCCAAAGAGTCCGCCCTGTCCAAGTGCCAAAACTGCGGCCTGTCCTGCAGCTCCTCCCTCTGTCAGCGCTGCGACGGCCTGCTCCCCTGTCCCCCGGCCTCCAAGCCCAGCGCCTTCCCCAGCAAGTCCTCCACGCACGACAGCCTGGCCCACGGGCCGTCTCTGAGGGAGAAGTATGCGGGCCAGACTCAGGGCCTGGACCGGCTGGCGCACTTCCACTCGAAGTCCAAGCCCCCCGCCACAGCCACCTCCCGCTGTGGCTTCTGTAACCGCCCCGGTGCCACCAACACCTGCACCCAGTGTTCAAAAGTTTCCTGTGACGCCTGCCTCATCGCCTACCATTATGACCCCTGCTGCAAAAAGAGTGAGCTGCACAAGTTCATACCCAACAACCAGCTGAACTACAAGTCCACCCAGTTCTCCCATCTCGTGTATAGATAG